TTTACGTAGGTGTGTTTCTGTCCTCTGCTTGGGTTGAAAAGCTGATTACTACCCATAAattgaaacaataaaagaatgCTTTCTGTACTAACACAAGCAGAATGTGTTCAAGAGAACCAAATGTCCACCTGTAGAGGGACAGGgatgtgtcatgtccagaaTGTCCTGTAATGAGGACATTCAAAATAGGTGGGTGCGAACCGAAATCTACTTTGTAGTCAGCTGAGTAGATTGAATTTGATGTGGCTTGTTACAGGTAACGTGGAGTGGATTTTGAGAGGTTCAGACGGGAGGGTGATGTCCTATCATCCATGTGGAGAAATCTGAGAGGCATTCAGAGACCTGTGCAGAGACGAGGGGTCAtcaggaggaaatgacagaaagaGATGAGCGTCATTACAAATAGCAGTGATACGAGAGAGTGGTATATAgcaaaaagagaagagggtcGGGGTGAGGGTAGGATTCAAACCAGGGGATTCACGATCAGAAGGTACTTTCATGATCCTGCAGTAAGGTGTTACAATCTGAAAAAGTGACACGTCTTTAAAACTAAAAGTTTATGCGATGAAGAAAATTATGTAAAGAGTCACTGTACAGCACAGGAGCTACATTCAGATGCAGACACGTGTCCACTGAAGAACAGAAAAAATACAACCAGTCAGAAATAGACCTGAGGGTAAGTAGACCTGATCCAGAATGTGACCCCATCAGACTGTAAACCATTTAGAACCCCCCCAGGCTCTGTCCCGGGTCAAGTCTCAGTTACCAGGTAGCAAGAGGACTTCTGTAGACCtctacagtttgtttgtgtgtttgtccagcTGATGTTGTGGCTTGTTGTCCTCGTAGTTTCCAAGGTGAAGGTGAAACCAGGCACCAAGTCTGTCAAGCTTCCTTTCAAAACCAAAGTCCAGCAGCTTGACAACATCACAGTGGAGTGGAACCGCTCTGACCCAGAACTCATGAAGGTCCATGTTTATCAGAGCGACGGTGTCGAACAAGATGACTTTTACCGGGGCCGCACAAGTATGAAGGAAGAGCCACTGAAAACAGGAGACCTCAGTCTGACGCTGACGGACCCCTGCTACAGAGACAGTGGCACCTACATCTGCACCGTCCACAGGGACGGAGAAATCTTGGCACAGAAAGTAGTACGACTCCAGGTCAAAGGTCGGTATTGTAGATACAGGTCACTGTAAGCTGTTCATAAAGGTGATGatgtggtttgttgttttcatagtCCCCCCGGAGGTGGTGGAGTACGGGGAGTGGGATGAATATTTCACACTACCCTTCAAAGTTCAAGATGAGCTTCCTGAAGACGCAACAGTGGAGTGGAAACGCACAGAACCCGAAATAATGACGGTGCATGTGTATCAGGAAGGCAAAGAACAGCCAGACAAACAAGATGAGTATTTCCGTGGTCGCACAAAGATGGACGATGACCCACTGAAATCCAAAGACCTCAGTGTGAAAATTAGTAACCCTGGATACAGCGACAGAGGGACCTACGTCTGCACCGTCCACAGGGATGGGGTCATCCTGATACAGAAAAAAGTGCTGTGCCGGGTCAAAGGTCGGTATTGTAGatacaggtcagaggtcagtgtaaGCTGTTCATAAAGGTGATgttgtggtttgttgttttcatagCCCCCTCGGAGGTGGTGGAGGTCTATGAGTGGGATGAATATCTCACACTACCCTTCAAAGTTCAAAATCAGCTTCCTGAAGACGCAACAGTGCAGTGGAAACGCACAAAACCCATAAAAATGATGGTGCATGTGTATCAGGGAGGCGAACATCAGCCAGACAAACAAGCAGGGTATTTCCGTGATCGCACATGGATGGCTCGTGACCCACTGAAATCCAAAGACCTCAGTGTGAAAATTAAATACCCTGGATACAGCGACAGAGGGATCTACGTCTGCACCGTCTACAGGGATGGGATCATCCTGATGCAGAAAGAAGTGCTGTgccgggtcaaaggtcagtccTGTAGACTGGTGGTAGGGtacagaaacactaggtaaCTGTAAAGTATGATAAGGTGGTCTGACTGAATGTTAGTTACTGGTTTgataatggttgtgtattgattactgatgtTGGCTGATCATGGTGGTTTATTACCAGCTGATCGTGTTCAGTTTCTAAATAGTTTGTAAACTACTTTAGAAATGTTCATCTTTGGTAAAGTCTGAGATAGATGACCAACATTAATGTAACGTTGACATGAATGTAAAGTGATTCATGTCGTTAACGTGTCTTCTTTGCAGGAACAGACGGCGGCGTGAACATGCGTTTGATGACCTGCGTCACTGATCAGCACTGATGTGTCGGTCGCCAACGAGCCgcttcaaagagccggctcctttaAGTgacgatgggagccggctccgTCCGTCCGCgagcttcttttctttcttttttacttttctctttaggtAAACTACCTGCAGGCGCTGCAGGTGTTGGCTGCAGGTGTCACGTGCAcgctgtgcaaccaatcatgtgagcATTGACAAGGATCATACCACCAAGCAGGGAGGGGCGGGGCGCTGAGACGgtgacaggagacaagaggagtgaagacgagagagtgtggtgcaaagatttattattttattctgtacTGAAGATTTTGGTTTCAtctgtccagatgtcagtggtggggATTAAcaaagcagtgtgctgtgtttaattcctctttctttcagtaCTTTACTTGTtctgttaggtgtgtgtgtttaaataaaaaataaaatgtcagtagctgttttttaaatttctatgctcaggtttttataggcgtttctatGCTTTGTGCAGCAGAGTGGctcttcaagcaagttagtgcacAAGTCAAACAGAGCTAAACCtgcctgaattataaaaggtataagtgATAACATGAAGAGCTGCTGATCAGATGTAGTGATGAAGAGAAATAAAGGAGCCATGTGAACGTACCcgtctttttattgttttattatgttagCATTAGAAACTGGGACGCACACTCCACATGTTAATACATCAGCAGAGTTTGGACTGCTTGgatgatatttatatatatttcctgATGGGGACGTTGTCCTGTGGTTGTCCTCGTGGACGGGTTAGGGTTAACCCTCCTCGTTCAGGTGTGACCTTTCAGCTGTGGAAGTGAACCTGCTTCCAGTCGTCGTGTGTTCAGCAGTGAAGCGGCGGCCGCCTGCGGCTCAGACGGCAGATCTGACATTTTAGTCTGCTTGAGTGAAAGAAAGGTTACAGGGCGGCAAAGCTGCGACGCTCTTCATGTGCTCCTGCTCATCGTTTCCTCTGTGACAGACCACAGGCCTCGGTCACTGAGCGCAGAccagtttaattaattaatattcttCTACATTAATTAAAGACAGAGACACTCTGCAGCTGGACGATGTTCCACAGA
This DNA window, taken from Larimichthys crocea isolate SSNF chromosome XXIV, L_crocea_2.0, whole genome shotgun sequence, encodes the following:
- the LOC113744615 gene encoding uncharacterized protein LOC113744615 — its product is MLWLVVLVVSKVKVKPGTKSVKLPFKTKVQQLDNITVEWNRSDPELMKVHVYQSDGVEQDDFYRGRTSMKEEPLKTGDLSLTLTDPCYRDSGTYICTVHRDGEILAQKVVRLQVKVPPEVVEYGEWDEYFTLPFKVQDELPEDATVEWKRTEPEIMTVHVYQEGKEQPDKQDEYFRGRTKMDDDPLKSKDLSVKISNPGYSDRGTYVCTVHRDGVILIQKKVLCRVKAPSEVVEVYEWDEYLTLPFKVQNQLPEDATVQWKRTKPIKMMVHVYQGGEHQPDKQAGYFRDRTWMARDPLKSKDLSVKIKYPGYSDRGIYVCTVYRDGIILMQKEVLCRVKGTDGGVNMRLMTCVTDQH